The Loxodonta africana isolate mLoxAfr1 chromosome 23, mLoxAfr1.hap2, whole genome shotgun sequence genome has a segment encoding these proteins:
- the IGSF10 gene encoding immunoglobulin superfamily member 10 — MKMKGRGMACWLVSLAAICLVATPGARACPRRCACYLPTEVHCTFRYLTSIPDGIPPHVERINFGYNSLARLRETDFSGLNKLELLMLHSNGIHTIPDKTFSDLQALQVLKMSYNKVRRLQKDTFYGLRSLTRLHMDHNNIEFINPEVFYGLSSLRLVHLEGNQLTKLHPDTFVSLRYLQIFKTSFIKYLYLSDNFLTSLPQEMVSYMPDLESLYLHGNPWTCDCHLQWLSDWIQEKPDVIKCKRDRSSSSLQQCPLCRNPRASKGKPFGMVPAAAFLCTKPTIDSSLKLKSLNILEDSGSAFISPQDFMAPFGSLTLNMTDQSRNEANVVCSIQKPSRTSSIAFVEENDYIMLNLSFSTSLVCNVDYTHIRPLWQVLALYSDSPLILERSHLVTETPQLCYKYKQVVSKPEDIFTNIEADLRTDPSWLMQNQISLQLNRTATTLSTLHIHYSSDAQVTLPRTEMRPVKHKWTMISRDNNTKLERTVLVGGTIELDCPAQGDPAPHLEWLLADGSKVRAPYVSEDGRILIDKSGKLELQMADSFDTGVYHCISTNYDDADLLTYRITVVEPSVEAHHENGAHRTVFIGETLDLPCHSTGIPDASVSWVLPRNTVLYQSSRDKQILNNGTLRILQATQKDQGHYRCVAANPAGVDLLIFQVSVKIKGQRPGEHDGEADGSGLDEPNPIAQPKEPPTVHLPTSALMEAEAGKQVSSTSKTHNYRELAHRRRGDSTNRRFREHSRQFPPSARRIDPQHWAVLLEKAKKNAAPEKRDNATAQPTPPVTQLLKLPGEEAEGSGLLPSGEEFTALATTASNVPVRTVTANSRTISNSPVMDIITSGTEVSPILSPQILPPEKPINFSLYTAVKTTGVSMNVNPATSTRMQDTSNQNSPTIFPLLSGATELQDTDQTGRRREHFPSAPPITVGTMISDLNIKMLHSANSKVDVFLVSVNTTNGQQTSGTAVSEPRSNHIYSHTPQTLSTSTLPTDPYAAASSQVQIPRNSAANTALSRRFGRRRKIWGRGRIISPYRTPILGQHRPGFVRPTVRGSPEDSTTPFAATERGVMCLSCSPRERLVPPTAAPSLPSSSPVTLPQADITTATSEDSTTLLQKPSLLPDNKPNVHTEKTTPTIKYFSAESIQVTPTGAVRTHAPTSIYMEQTHLMNTDYPNVPSTRETKRDSLIISPLPDPITKPSTTASTRFSRKKIPWHHLFANNYVQKERIRNLHKFGSQKSTATVFPKIPPALPTDKVSPFHLTTLSSRVMQIPSETLATAHNTTEVHSPTSLPVMKAQTFPTLNPTVAGIASKESHPTNFLPMRTATLTAPPTASASVIISEIQAARPGPQKGQRPKESQKNRSDPIISLGQSSGFTTLTAMAPALLTTVEASTKSSGSAVAHSPLENPKGISSTTGLSSRVPHQTDVTEECPQENTQTLKSTRAPEITSSSRQHRRTTTREMVIRQPTVPPFLSSPATPVPIPTPPFTQSAVTDDVATPIFRMTANAMVKPSESSRHDANSHQEATEIPMSPKVHPNATLTIRTTHFIYSNELHSTPTAALSTVKPQSSKLTPSPWSANQFGPKSYPEIAEEGKEPVVSVLTTLDLPEVTTPASNWDGQKTADKSGFEKTHVKKTSTSEFLLPFDSLSRNMFEKPRIVGGKAASFTVPANSDAFLPCEAVGNPLPTIHWTRVSSGLDLSKRKQNSSFQVLPNGTLSIQRVDIQDRGQYLCTASNPFGTDYLHVTLSVVSYPPRMLERRTKEITVHSGSTVELKCRAEGRPSPVISWILANRTVVLESSKGNSQALVKSDGTLVIHNLSVYDRGFYRCMASNPAGQDSLLVKIQVIAAPPIILEQKRQVLVGTWGESLRLPCTAEGTPQPSVHWVLSNGTEVKPLQFINSKLFLSSNGTLFIRNVASSDRGTYECIATSSTGSDRRVVILTVKEQETVPRIEAASQEWKEVNFGDKLLLNCSATGEPKPKIMWRLPSKAVVGQWHRMGSRIHVYPNGSLLIASVTEKDGGDYLCVARNKMGDDLIRLHVSLRLKPAKIDHKQHFKKQVLHGKDFQVDCKASGSPVPEISWSLPDGTMINNAMQADDSGRRTRRYVLFDNGTLYFNKVGVAEEGDYTCYAQNTLGKDEMKVHLTVVTAAPRIRKASKTYTRVKAGDTAVLDCEVIGEPKPRIFWLLPSNDMISFSNNRYTFHANGSLSISKVKRLDSGDYVCVAQNPSGDDTKTYKLDVVSKPPLINGLYTNRTVMRVTAVRHSKKHFDCRAEGTPAPQVTWIMPDNIVLTAPYYGSRITVHENGTLEIRNVRLSDSADFICVARNEGGETVLVVRLEVLEMLRRPTFRNPFNEKVVARLGRSTALNCSVDGNPPPEIIWILPNGTRFSSGPWTSRYRIASNGSFIISKTAREDTGKYRCAARNNVGYIEKLIVLEIGQKPVILTYALGTVRGITGESLSLHCVSDGSPKPNIRWTLPNGHVIDRPQTHGKYILHDNGTLVIKAATADNRGNYICKAQNSVGHALVTVPVMIVAYPPRITNHPPRSVLTRTGVAVRLHCVALGVPKPEVTWETPNHSLLSTAGKGWPHPQGTIIIQNPQTSDSGIYKCIARNPLGSDYTTTYVQVI; from the exons GTCTTAAAAATGAGCTATAACAAAGTCCGAAGACTTCAGAAGGATACTTTTTATGGCCTCAGGAGCTTGACACGGTTGCATATGGACCACAACAATATTGAGTTTATAAACCCAGAGGTTTTTTATGGACTCAGCTCTCTCCGACTGGTGCATTTGGAAGGAAATCAGCTGACTAAACTCCATCCAGATACATTTGTCTCTCTGCGCTACCTCCAGATATTTAAAACATCTTTCATTAAGTACTTGTACTTGTCTGACAACTTCCTGACCTCCCTCCCTCAAGAGATGGTCTCCTACATGCCTGATCTGGAAAGCCTTTATCTCCATGGAAACCCATGGACCTGTGACTGCCATTTACAGTGGTTGTCTGACTGGATACAGGAGAAGCCAG ATGTAATCAAATGCAAAAGAGACAGAAGTTCCTCCAGCCTTCAGCAATGCCCACTTTGCAGGAACCCCAGGGCCTCCAAAGGCAAGCCCTTCGGCATGGTCCCGGCTGCAGCTTTCCTGTGTACCAAGCCAACTATTGACTCATCCCTGAAACTTAAGAGCCTGAACATTCTGGAAGACAGTGGTTCTGCCTTCATCTCTCCCCAAGATTTCATGGCACCCTTTGGCTCCCTCACCTTGAATATGACAGACCAGTCTAGAAATGAAGCTAATGTGGTCTGCAGTATCCAGAAGCCCTCGAGGACATCATCCATTGCATTCGTTGAAGAAAATGACTACATCATGTTAAACCTGTCATTTTCTACATCTCTAGTATGCAACGTAGATTACACCCACATTCGGCCACTGTGGCAAGTTCTAGCCTTGTACAGTGATTCTCCTCTGATACTAGAAAGGAGCCATTTGGTCACTGAAACACCACAACTCTGTTACAAATATAAACAGGTGGTTTCTAAGCCTGAAGACATTTTCACCAACATAGAGGCTGATCTCAGAACAGACCCCTCTTGGTTAATGCAGAACCAAATTTCCTTGCAATTAAACAGAACTGCTACCACACTCAGTACACTGCATATCCACTACTCAAGTGATGCTCAAGTCACTTTACCGAGGACAGAGATGAGGCCAGTGAAACACAAATGGACCATGATTTCAAGGGATAACAATACTAAGCTGGAACGCACTGTTTTGGTTGGTGGGACCATTGAACTGGACTGCCCAGCCCAAGGAGACCCCGCTCCGCATTTGGAGTGGCTTCTAGCCGATGGGAGTAAAGTGAGAGCTCCTTATGTTAGTGAGGATGGACGGATCCtaatagacaaaagtgggaaactGGAACTCCAGATGGCTGATAGTTTTGACACAGGTGTGTACCACTGCATAAGCACCAATTACGACGATGCGGATCTTCTCACCTACAGGATAACTGTGGTGGAGCCTTCTGTAGAAGCCCACCATGAAAATGGGGCTCATCGCACAGTTTTCATCGGTGAAACACTTGACCTTCCGTGTCATTCTACTGGTATCCCAGATGCCTCTGTTAGCTGGGTTCTTCCCAGAAACACTGTGCTCTATCAGTCCTCAAGAGACAAGCAAATTCTTAACAATGGCACATTAAGAATATTACAGGCCACCCAAAAAGACCAAGGGCATTATCGTTGTGTAGCAGCCAACCCAGCAGGGGTTGATCTTTTGATTTTCCAAGTTTCAGTGAAAATAAAAGGACAAAGGCCAGGGGAGCACGACGGAGAAGCAGATGGCTCCGGACTTGATGAACCCAATCCCATTGCTCAGCCCAAGGAGCCGCCAACTGTACACCTCCCTACATCTGCTCTGATGGAGGCTGAGGCGGGAAAACAAGTATCGAGCACAAGTAAGACGCACAACTATCGGGAGTTAGCGCACCGGCGACGTGGAGATTCAACAAACCGACGTTTCAGGGAGCACAGCAGGCAGTTTCCTCCCTCTGCTAGGAGAATTGACCCCCAACACTGGGCAGTGCTTTTGGAGAAAGCTAAAAAGAATGCTGCCCCAGAGAAACGAGACAATGCCACAGCACAGCCAACTCCACCAGTCACCCAACTCCTGAAACTACCCGGTGAGGAAGCAGAAGGCTCAGGTCTGCTTCCTTCAGGTGAGGAATTTACGGCTCTGGCAACTACAGCTTCAAATGTTCCGGTAAGGACAGTTACTGCTAATTCCAGAACAATATCCAATAGCCCTGTGATGGATATAATAACTTCTGGCACCGAAGTCTCCCCAATTTTGAGTCCACAAATACTACCACCTGAAAAACCTATCAATTTCAGCCTCTATACTGCAGTTAAAACTACAGGCGTGTCCATGAATGTAAATCCAGCCACGTCAACCAGGATGCAAGACACATCCAACCAAAATTCACCCACCATCTTTCCTCTACTATCTGGAGCAACTGAACTTCAGGACACAGACCAGACGGGGAGAAGAAGAGAGCATTTCCCAAGTGCGCCCCCAATAACAGTGGGGACTATGATCAGTGATCTCAATATTAAAATGCTTCACAGTGCTAACAGCAAAGTTGATGTATTCTTAGTGTCAGTCAATACAACAAACGGCCAGCAGACATCTGGGACAGCGGTCAGTGAACCCAGGAGCAATCACATCTACTCTCACACTCCTCAAACACTCAGCACCTCTACGCTCCCTACGGATCCGTACGCTGCTGCCAGCTCTCAGGTACAGATTCCTAGAAATAGTGCAGCTAACACCGCACTCTCCAGACGGTTTGGGAGGCGGAGGAAGATTTGGGGCAGGGGGCGAATTATCAGCCCATATAGAACTCCAATTCTTGGACAGCACAGACCTGGCTTTGTGAGACCAACAGTCCGAGGTTCCCCTGAAGACAGCACTACTCCCTTTGCAGCCACAGAGCGCGGTGTGATGTGTCTATCCTGTTCTCCCAGAGAGAGGCTCGTCCCCCCTACAGCAGCGCCGTCTCTTCCAAGCTCTTCCCCGGTTACTCTCCCCCAAGCTGATATCACCACAGCCACATCAGAAGACTCTACAACACTGCTCCAGAAGCCGTCATTGCTACCTGACAACAAACCCAATGTACACACTGAAAAAACAACACCCACGATAAAATATTTCAGTGCTGAAAGTATCCAAGTGACACCAACTGGTGCAGTCAGGACCCATGCCCCAACATCCATATATATGGAACAAACTCATTTAATGAATACTGATTACCCAAATGTGCCCAGCACCCGTGAAACGAAAAGAGATTCATTGATTATATCACCACTTCCAGACCCCATCACCAAGCCTAGTACTACAGCCAGTACAAGATTTTCAAGAAAGAAAATCCCCTGGCATCACCTCTTTGCAAATAACTATGTCCAAAAGGAAAGGATAAGGAATCTGCATAAATTTGGTTCACAAAAAAGCACAGCCACAGTGTTTCCAAAAATACCTCCTGCTTTACCCACAGATAAAGTTTCCCCCTTCCATTTAACAACACTCTCCTCAAGGGTGATGCAAATTCCATCGGAAACACTGGCTACAGCTCACAATACCACAGAAGTGCACAGTCCTACAAGTCTCCCTGTGATGAAGGCGCAAACCTTCCCAACCCTGAACCCTACAGTTGCTGGTATTGCAAGCAAAGAATCACATCCAACAAACTTCCTACCAATGCGAACGGCCACACTGACAGCTCCTCCTACTGCCTCCGCATCTGTCATTATCAGTGAAATCCAAGCAGCCAGACCTGGGCCACaaaaaggacaaagaccaaaGGAGTCCCAGAAGAACAGGAGTGACCCAATCATTTCTTTAGGACAGAGTTCTGGCTTCACCACATTGACTGCTATGGCACCTGCTCTTCTAACCACAGTCGAAGCTTCAACCAAGTCCAGTGGCTCTGCTGTTGCTCATTCTCCCCTGGAAAATCCAAAAGGAATCTCAAGCACAACTGGTCTCTCTTCAAGAGTTCCTCATCAGACAGACGTAACTGAAGAATGCCCCCAGGAGAATACACAGACTTTGAAAAGCACAAGGGCTCCTGAAATAACTTCGTCTAGCAGACAACACCGGAGGACCACAACCAGGGAAATGGTCATTAGACAACCAACCGTGCCACCGTTCCTGAGCAGTCCTGCCACTCCAGTGCCAATTCCCACCCCTCCCTTTACTCAAAGTGCAGTTACTGATGATGTAGCCACCCCCATTTTCAGGATGACGGCAAATGCAATGGTCAAGCCATCTGAGTCCTCAAGGCATGACGCTAATTCACACCAGGAAGCAACAGAGATTCCAATGTCTCCCAAGGTTCACCCGAATGCCACGCTGACAATCAGAACCACCCACTTCATCTACTCTAATGAGTTACATTCTACCCCTACGGCAGCACTGAGCACAGTGAAACCACAGAGTTCTAAACTGACTCCCTCTCCCTGGTCAGCAAACCAATTTGGGCCCAAGTCATACCCAGAAATTGCTGAAGAAGGCAAAGAGCCAGTAGTAAGCGTGTTGACCACTCTAGACTTACCAGAGGTCACCACTCCTGCATCAAACTGGGATGGACAGAAGACTGCAGACAAGAGTGGCTTCGAGAAGACACACGTTAAAAAAACAAGCACTTCTGAATTCCTTCTTCCCTTTGACTCGCTGTCTAGGAATATGTTTGAAAAGCCCAGAATAGTCGGAGGGAAAGCTGCAAGTTTCACTGTTCCTGCTAACTCAGATGCCTTTCTTCCCTGTGAGGCTGTTGGAAACCCCCTGCCCACCATCCACTGGACCAGAGTCTCCTCAG GACTTGATTTGTCTAAAAGGAAACAGAATAGCAGCTTCCAGGTGCTCCCCAACGGTACACTGTCCATTCAAAGGGTGGACATTCAGGACCGCGGACAGTACCTGTGCACAGCATCCAATCCTTTTGGCACCGACTACCTTCATGTCACTTTGTCTGTGGTTTCCTATCCCCCCAGGATGCTGGAGAGACGGACCAAAGAGATCACAGTTCATTCCGGAAGCACTGTGGAATTAAAGTGCAGAGCTGAAGGTAGGCCAAGCCCTGTGATTTCCTGGATTCTGGCAAACCGAACAGTGGTCTTAGAATCATCGAAAGGCAACAGCCAGGCCCTGGTGAAATCTGACGGAACATTGGTGATCCACAATCTCAGTGTTTATGACCGCGGCTTTTACAGATGCATGGCCAGCAACCCAGCTGGCCAGGACTCACTGCTTGTTAAAATACAAGTCATTGCAGCCCCACCTATTATTTTAGAACAAAAACGGCAAGTCCTTGTAGGGACATGGGGTGAAAGTTTGAGACTACCCTGTACTGCTGAAGGAACTCCTCAGCCCAGTGTTCACTGGGTCCTCTCTAATGGCACTGAAGTGAAACCCCTGCAGTTTATCAATTCCAAGTTGTTCTTATCTTCAAATGGAACGCTGTTTATTAGAAACGTAGCCTCTTCAGACAGGGGCACTTACGAGTGCATTGCCACCAGCTCCACCGGCTCAGACAGAAGGGTGGTAATACTTACGGTGAAAGAGCAAGAGACTGTTCCCAGGATAGAAGCTGCATCCCAGGAATGGAAGGAGGTAAATTTTGGGGACAAGTTACTGCTGAACTGCTCAGCTACTGGAGAACCCAAGCCTAAAATAATGTGGAGGTTACCGTCCAAGGCTGTCGTAGGCCAGTGGCACAG AATGGGCAGCCGAATCCACGTCTACCCAAATGGATCACTGTTGATTGCATCGGTAACAGAAAAAGATGGTGGCGACTACTTGTGTGTTGCCAGAAACAAAATGGGAGATGACCTGATCCGTTTGCACGTCAGTCTACGCCTGAAGCCTGCCAAAATTGACCACAAGCAGCATTTTAAAAAACAAGTGCTTCACGGGAAAGATTTCCAAGTCGACTGCAAGGCTTCTGGCTCCCCGGTGCCTGAAATATCTTGGAGTCTGCCCGATGGAACAATGATTAACAACGCAATGCAGGCAGATGACAGCGGCCGCAGGACCCGGAGGTACGTCCTTTTTGACAATGGAACCTTATACTTCAACAAAGTTGGGGTTGCAGAGGAAGGAGATTATACCTGCTATGCTCAGAACACCCTAGGGAAGGATGAGATGAAGGTCCACCTGACTGTCGTAACGGCTGCCCCACGGATAAGGAAGGCTTCGAAGACCTACACGAGAGTCAAGGCTGGAGACACAGCCGTCCTTGACTGTGAGGTCATTGGGGAACCCAAGCCAAGAATATTTTGGTTGCTCCCTTCCAATGACATGATCTCATTCTCCAACAATAGGTACACATTTCATGCCAATGGGTCTCTCTCCATCAGCAAAGTAAAGCGGCTGGATTCTGGGGACTATGTGTGTGTCGCCCAAAATCCCAGTGGGGACGACACTAAAACGTACAAACTGGATGTTGTCTCCAAACCTCCGTTAATCAATGGCCTGTACACGAACAGAACTGTTATGAGAGTCACTGCTGTGAGGCATTCCAAGAAACACTTCGACTGCAGAGCCGAGGGGACGCCAGCTCCTCAAGTCACGTGGATCATGCCAGACAACATTGTCCTCACCGCCCCATACTATGGGAGCAGAATCACAGTCCATGAAAATGGGACCTTGGAAATTAGGAACGTGAGGCTTTCCGACTCGGCCGATTTCATATGCGTGGCTCGGAATGAGGGGGGAGAGACTGTGTTGGTGGTGAGGTTGGAGGTGCTGGAAATGCTGAGAAGACCGACATTCAGAAATCCATTTAATGAAAAAGTAGTTGCCCGGCTGGGAAGGTCCACAGCACTGAATTGCTCTGTTGACGGAAACCCACCTCCAGAAATAATCTGGATTCTACCAAACGGCACACGCTTTTCCAGTGGACCCTGGACTTCTCGGTATCGGATCGCTAGCAATGGTTCTTTCATCATTTCCAAAACAGCTCGAGAGGATACAGGGAAGTATCGCTGTGCAGCCAGGAATAATGTTGGCTACATTGAGAAATTAATTGTATTGGAAATTGGCCAGAAGCCAGTTATTCTTACTTACGCACTAGGGACGGTGAGGGGCATCACTGGAGAATCTCTATCGTTGCATTGTGTGTCTGATGGAAGCCCTAAACCAAACATCAGATGGACTTTACCAAATGGTCATGTAATAGACAGGCCTCAAACTCATGGAAAATACATATTGCATGATAATGGCACCTTGGTCATCAAAGCGGCAACTGCTGACAACAGAGGAAACTACATTTGTAAGGCTCAAAACAGTGTTGGCCACGCACTGGTCACCGTTCCCGTGATGATTGTAGCCTACCCTCCCCGAATTACAAACCACCCGCCCAGAAGCGTCCTCACGAGGACAGGAGTGGCCGTGCGGCTCCACTGCGTGGCCTTGGGTGTCCCCAAGCCAGAAGTCACGTGGGAGACACCCAACCACTCCCTGCTCTCCACGGCAGGTAAAGGGTGGCCTCACCCGCAGGGTACCATCATCATTCAGAATCCCCAGACCTCGGACTCAGGGATTTACAAATGCATAGCCAGGAACCCACTGGGGAGCGATTACACAACAACTTACGTTCAAGTAATCTGA